One region of Carya illinoinensis cultivar Pawnee chromosome 8, C.illinoinensisPawnee_v1, whole genome shotgun sequence genomic DNA includes:
- the LOC122274488 gene encoding uncharacterized protein LOC122274488 gives MWDTRAVEKMDERVGEYTASTSFKNVEDSYRWSFVCVYGPNSNIVRRGMWDELAGLCSLWSLPWCIGGDFNVTRFPSEHIGRPSPSSAMTDFAKFICEQELLDIPLVGATFTWSSNREHPASSRLDRFLILPDCEVHFLGLIKKRLPRLYSDHFPILIDCGGIQGGFVERVRQWWPSYLIQGNQSYVLACTLKALKVNLKKWYEQIFKNVEHRKKSLLDELQGLEDLEERGLLEEEKAHKKHLILDIEVALMEETSWKQKLRALQLKEGDKCTKFFHHMLIRIEDNIIESLLVDGRITLNPIEITNHITNYYAQLLSKQFSWRPCLDGLVF, from the exons ATGTGGGATACAAGGGCGGTGGAAAAGATGGATGAACGTGTGGGGGAATATACGGCGTCCACTTCTTTCAAGAATGTGGAAGATAGTTATCGATGGTCCTTTGTCTGTGTTTATGGACCCAACTCTAATATAGTGAGAAGAGGCATGTGGGATGAACTGGCTGGACTTTGTAGCTTATGGAGTCTTCCTTGGTGTATTGGGGGAGATTTTAATGTCACTCGCTTTCCAAGCGAACATATAGGAAGACCTAGCCCTAGCTCAGCAATGACGGATTTtgcaaaatttatttgtgaGCAAGAACTTTTGGACATTCCTCTAGTGGGTGCCACATTCACATGGTCCAGTAATAGAGAACATCCAGCTTCGTCAAGACTTGATAGATTCCTTATTTTGCCCGATTGCGAAGTACACTTTCTGGGCCTAATCAAAAAACGGCTTCCAAGGCTATATTCAGATCACTTCCCCATTCTCATTGATTGTGGAGGCATCCAGGGAG GCTTCGTTGAGCGAGTTAGGCAATGGTGGCCTTCATATCTCATACAAGGCAACCAGAGTTATGTGCTGGCTTGCACGCTAAAGGCTCTCAAAGTGAACTTGAAAAAGTGGTATGAACAAATTTTCAAGAATGTGGAACACCGAAAAAAGTCCCTCCTCGACGAATTACAGGGCTTGGAAGACCTGGAGGAGAGGGGGCttttagaagaagaaaaggctCACAAAAAGCATCTCATCTTGGATATTGAGGTGGCTCTAATGGAAGAGACTTCATGGAAACAAAAATTGAGGGCTTTACAGTTAAAAGAAGGGGATAAATGCACCAAGTTCTTCCATCACATGCTAATTCGCATAGAAGACAATATCATTGAGTCCCTGTTGGTAGATGGGAGGATTACATTGAATCCGATTGAGATCACGAATCACATTACCAATTACTATGCACAACTACTTTCGAAGCAATTTTCTTGGAGGCCATGTCTAGATGGTCTTGTTTTTTAG